A window from Desulfuromonadaceae bacterium encodes these proteins:
- a CDS encoding VWA domain-containing protein — MIEFFWPYVFLVLPLPVLLRFFFGRPHGGAEAALRIPHAPEFTPFATGNTSLPPRWRRLVALFAWFLLVGAAANPHWIGAPIELPLKGRDLLLAADLSGSMATEDFQYRDTMIDRLTATKLVAGEFIERRVGDRIGLILFGRQAYLQTPLTFDRTTVRTLLDESAVGLAGKETAIGDAIGLAVKRFQGQNVRDKILILLTDGVNTAGEIAPLKAAELAAAEGLKIYTVGIGADEMIVRSFFGNRRVNPSADLDEATLTAIAEQTGGRYFRARDTAQLEEIYRIIDRLEPVAQDARVYRPLTALFVYPLTTALAASLLVARFPRRRG; from the coding sequence ATGATCGAATTTTTCTGGCCCTACGTTTTCCTTGTTTTACCGTTGCCGGTGCTGTTACGCTTCTTTTTTGGACGACCGCACGGCGGGGCTGAGGCGGCGCTGCGCATCCCGCATGCCCCGGAGTTCACCCCGTTCGCGACCGGCAACACCAGCCTGCCCCCACGCTGGCGACGGCTGGTTGCGCTGTTCGCCTGGTTCCTGCTGGTCGGCGCTGCCGCCAACCCGCACTGGATCGGCGCGCCGATCGAACTGCCGCTCAAGGGACGCGATCTGCTGCTGGCGGCCGACCTGTCAGGGAGTATGGCCACCGAGGATTTTCAGTATCGCGATACCATGATCGATCGACTGACAGCGACCAAACTGGTTGCCGGAGAGTTTATCGAGCGCCGCGTCGGTGACCGCATCGGGCTCATCCTCTTCGGACGTCAAGCCTATCTGCAAACCCCGCTGACCTTCGACCGCACAACAGTGCGCACCCTGCTGGATGAGTCCGCGGTCGGACTGGCCGGGAAGGAAACCGCCATCGGTGACGCCATCGGGTTGGCAGTTAAACGTTTCCAGGGGCAAAACGTGCGCGATAAAATCCTCATTCTCCTTACTGACGGCGTCAATACCGCAGGGGAGATCGCACCGCTCAAGGCCGCAGAACTGGCCGCCGCTGAAGGGTTGAAAATATATACCGTCGGCATCGGCGCGGATGAGATGATCGTGCGCTCATTCTTCGGCAACCGCCGCGTTAACCCTTCTGCCGATCTCGACGAAGCCACCCTGACCGCGATTGCCGAGCAAACCGGGGGACGTTACTTTCGTGCCCGCGACACCGCTCAGCTCGAAGAGATCTACCGCATTATCGATCGCCTCGAACCGGTGGCACAGGATGCGCGCGTCTACCGCCCCCTGACCGCCCTCTTTGTCTACCCGCTCACCACCGCGCTGGCTGCCTCGCTGCTTGTGGCACGCTTCCCCCGGAGGCGCGGATGA
- a CDS encoding VWA domain-containing protein: MTPLLNEFLSNFHFLRPLWLLALPPLLSLYFFRRPGAGNSAWLKVCDPSLIPYLLSAGRPTERWSGRFIPLAIVLLVVALAGPVFRERPRPVFHSTTALVILLDLSRSMDAADVAPSRLTRAKLKIIDICRQRREGQTALVVFAAEPFVVTPLTDDTRTIIAQLTALDSALMPTQGTRTDRAVTKALELFRQAGQPRGELLLISDAVTLNDPLDLPPSLRLHVLAVGTASGAPIPLPGGGFFKDAQGDIVLSRLDTDALKKLADDHGGRYATLTADDHDIDYLLKTSGHRAAANEQKDPSAQHLTAATWIEDGAWLLLPLLPLGGWLLRGYLWLLPLCLPLLTGSFCLLTATPAHALSWNEVWHNREQRATQQFEAEDYKAAAENFSDPRWQAAARYRAENFVAAAKVLENLTGADDHYNRGNALARAGQIDAAMAAYEEALRRDPEHADARHNLHLLQRQKEQQKGEQQQQQKQQDQGDQGDQEDPSQDQAGKGQQQGGQDQHSENNGQQNADQSTQSSPDSKHKRAEQNRSDKDEAQETQETPAEEQQPDTTKESADATVNNAGQPAPPVEESPLEAEQRQMMEQWLRRIPDDPGGLLRRKFLYQYQQRETRPEKQSW; encoded by the coding sequence ATGACCCCCTTGCTGAACGAGTTTTTAAGCAACTTTCATTTTTTGCGCCCCCTCTGGTTGCTGGCCCTGCCGCCGTTGCTGTCCCTCTATTTTTTCCGTCGCCCCGGCGCAGGGAACAGCGCCTGGCTGAAGGTCTGCGATCCGTCATTGATCCCCTACCTGCTCAGCGCAGGACGCCCGACAGAGCGCTGGTCCGGGCGTTTCATCCCGCTGGCAATCGTCCTGCTTGTTGTCGCGCTGGCCGGGCCGGTCTTTCGCGAACGACCGCGTCCGGTCTTTCACTCCACTACGGCTCTCGTTATCCTCCTCGATCTGTCACGCTCGATGGACGCCGCCGATGTTGCGCCAAGTCGCCTGACCCGCGCCAAACTCAAAATCATCGATATTTGTCGCCAGCGTCGCGAAGGGCAAACCGCCCTGGTCGTCTTTGCGGCGGAACCGTTTGTGGTTACCCCCCTCACCGACGACACGAGGACAATTATTGCCCAACTCACGGCCCTCGATAGTGCCCTGATGCCGACCCAGGGGACACGCACCGACCGGGCCGTGACCAAGGCGCTGGAACTTTTTCGCCAGGCGGGCCAGCCGCGCGGCGAGCTACTGCTGATCAGCGACGCGGTGACGCTGAACGACCCCCTCGATCTCCCGCCGTCCTTGCGCCTGCATGTTCTGGCGGTCGGCACCGCAAGCGGTGCTCCGATCCCCCTTCCAGGCGGTGGATTTTTCAAGGACGCGCAGGGCGATATCGTCCTCAGTCGTCTTGACACCGACGCATTGAAAAAGCTGGCGGACGATCATGGCGGTCGTTACGCCACGTTAACTGCCGACGATCATGATATTGATTACTTGCTGAAAACATCCGGGCATCGTGCGGCCGCCAACGAACAGAAAGATCCCTCGGCGCAGCACCTGACCGCCGCTACCTGGATCGAAGACGGCGCCTGGTTGTTGCTGCCCCTTTTGCCGCTGGGCGGATGGTTGCTGCGCGGCTATCTGTGGCTACTGCCACTGTGCCTGCCACTGTTAACCGGCAGTTTCTGCCTGCTGACCGCGACCCCGGCCCACGCCTTGAGCTGGAATGAAGTGTGGCATAACCGCGAGCAGCGCGCGACGCAGCAATTTGAAGCCGAAGACTATAAAGCTGCCGCTGAAAATTTCAGCGATCCGCGCTGGCAGGCGGCCGCACGCTACCGCGCTGAAAATTTCGTCGCAGCCGCAAAAGTGCTGGAAAACCTGACCGGGGCTGATGATCATTACAACCGGGGGAACGCCCTGGCCCGGGCCGGACAAATCGATGCAGCCATGGCCGCCTACGAAGAAGCGTTGCGCCGCGACCCCGAGCACGCCGATGCACGACATAATCTACACCTGTTGCAGCGCCAAAAAGAACAACAAAAAGGCGAACAACAGCAGCAACAGAAGCAACAGGATCAGGGGGATCAAGGGGATCAAGAGGATCCGTCACAGGATCAAGCGGGGAAAGGACAACAGCAGGGCGGCCAGGATCAGCACAGCGAGAATAATGGGCAACAGAACGCTGACCAGAGCACCCAGTCATCCCCGGACAGTAAACACAAGCGTGCCGAGCAGAACCGTTCCGACAAAGACGAAGCACAGGAAACGCAGGAAACGCCAGCGGAGGAGCAACAACCTGACACGACAAAAGAATCCGCCGACGCCACCGTTAACAACGCCGGGCAACCCGCCCCACCGGTGGAAGAAAGTCCCCTTGAAGCCGAGCAACGACAGATGATGGAGCAGTGGTTGCGCCGCATCCCCGATGACCCCGGCGGCCTGTTGCGGCGCAAATTTCTATATCAATATCAACAACGCGAAACCCGACCGGAGAAACAATCATGGTAG